The following proteins are encoded in a genomic region of Synechococcus sp. CBW1002:
- a CDS encoding M23 family metallopeptidase, with the protein MARADWSGDRVENALVASLPAASLDKLWVKVRQPVSIEDLSNELSVDETRLAKLNDVNEDHEFESGDWLVLPSQSSRKAKFLLALDTSELRRTPPLQQPPPLEQSGVVRLGDTLIKIAQRYGVTLQELLRLNPGLETARLVAGSQVRLAQSSPGRSRMVLGLKPVGSGGLSWPDQPDLGPERRFGGGNDASRTTWIWPAQGTFTSGFGWRWGRMHKGIDVANNVGTSIVAARSGRVSFAGWHDGGYGYLVELTHDDGSRSLYAHNSRLLVRVGEEVNQGTQISQMGSTGRSTGPHLHFEIHPPSRGAANPLQFLPPRA; encoded by the coding sequence ATGGCACGCGCCGATTGGAGCGGTGATCGTGTCGAAAACGCTCTGGTTGCCTCTCTCCCAGCCGCCAGCCTCGACAAGCTCTGGGTAAAGGTGCGTCAGCCGGTTTCGATCGAAGATCTCTCCAACGAACTCAGCGTTGACGAGACCCGGTTGGCCAAGCTCAACGACGTCAACGAAGACCACGAATTCGAATCCGGTGACTGGCTTGTGTTGCCGTCCCAGAGCAGTCGAAAGGCAAAGTTTCTGCTGGCGCTCGACACCAGTGAATTGCGTCGAACACCCCCTCTGCAGCAGCCGCCCCCGCTGGAGCAGTCCGGGGTGGTTCGCTTAGGCGACACTCTGATCAAGATTGCCCAGCGTTATGGGGTTACCTTGCAGGAGCTTCTGCGCCTGAACCCTGGCCTGGAAACGGCCCGCCTGGTGGCCGGTAGTCAGGTTCGCCTTGCCCAGTCATCTCCGGGGCGCTCGCGCATGGTTCTGGGTCTCAAGCCCGTCGGCAGTGGTGGCCTCAGCTGGCCCGATCAGCCAGATCTTGGCCCCGAGCGGCGCTTCGGTGGCGGAAATGACGCGTCCCGCACCACCTGGATCTGGCCCGCACAGGGCACCTTCACCTCCGGATTCGGCTGGCGTTGGGGGCGGATGCACAAGGGTATCGACGTGGCCAACAACGTCGGCACCTCCATCGTGGCAGCCCGTTCCGGGAGGGTTTCCTTTGCTGGCTGGCACGACGGCGGCTACGGCTACCTGGTGGAACTGACCCACGACGATGGCAGCCGATCTCTCTACGCCCACAACAGCCGCCTGCTGGTGCGGGTCGGTGAAGAGGTGAACCAGGGGACCCAGATCTCCCAGATGGGCAGCACCGGACGCAGCACCGGCCCTCACCTCCATTTTGAAATCCATCCCCCATCCAGGGGCGCCGCAAATCCCCTGCAGTTCCTGCCACCCCGCGCCTGA
- a CDS encoding tRNA (cytidine(34)-2'-O)-methyltransferase, producing MPQVVLFQPQIPPNTGNVARTCAATGTELHLIEPLGFQIDDRQLRRAGLDYWPWVRLHRHGDLEAFLQERARRGGRLLALSSHAEHGYTDLAYRDDDWLLFGRETDGLPNPVQALADDCLTIPMACGQRHGNGGVRSLNLSVAVGVVLFEALRQLS from the coding sequence ATGCCACAGGTCGTGCTGTTCCAGCCTCAGATTCCTCCCAACACCGGCAATGTGGCCCGCACCTGTGCCGCCACCGGCACTGAACTGCATCTGATCGAACCGCTCGGCTTTCAGATCGATGATCGGCAGCTGCGCCGCGCCGGCCTGGACTACTGGCCCTGGGTGCGCCTGCATCGCCATGGCGACCTGGAGGCTTTCCTGCAGGAGAGAGCGCGTCGTGGCGGTCGACTCCTGGCCCTGAGCAGTCATGCCGAGCATGGCTACACCGATCTGGCTTACAGAGACGACGACTGGCTGCTGTTCGGACGGGAAACGGACGGATTACCGAACCCGGTTCAGGCCCTCGCAGACGACTGTCTCACCATTCCCATGGCCTGCGGTCAGCGCCATGGGAATGGTGGCGTCAGGAGTCTCAACCTATCCGTAGCGGTCGGGGTGGTGCTGTTTGAGGCGCTGCGGCAACTTTCCTGA
- the cobU gene encoding bifunctional adenosylcobinamide kinase/adenosylcobinamide-phosphate guanylyltransferase yields MRGCLTLVSGPSSGGKSRWAEHLAARSGRQVVYLATGPSLPEDPAWQQRLALHRRRRPSSWQNREVGRHLAEALQELGPDQLALVDSLGTWVAAGLDWDGETWETACAGLLEAIGHCAAPVVLVCEEVGWGVVPPTAIGGLFRDRQGRLQQRLMALCTGAWLVLQGRAVDLLALSQPVPELLEP; encoded by the coding sequence TTGCGCGGTTGTCTGACCCTGGTGAGTGGCCCCAGCAGCGGCGGCAAGAGCCGCTGGGCCGAGCACCTGGCCGCCCGTTCGGGCCGCCAGGTGGTGTATCTGGCCACTGGGCCCTCCCTGCCGGAGGATCCCGCTTGGCAGCAGCGGCTTGCCCTGCATCGCCGCCGCCGCCCCTCAAGCTGGCAGAACCGCGAGGTGGGGCGCCACCTGGCCGAGGCCCTGCAGGAGCTGGGCCCCGATCAACTTGCGCTGGTTGATTCGCTCGGCACCTGGGTGGCGGCCGGGCTCGACTGGGACGGGGAGACCTGGGAAACGGCCTGTGCGGGCCTGTTGGAGGCGATCGGCCACTGCGCCGCTCCTGTGGTCCTCGTCTGTGAGGAGGTGGGCTGGGGGGTGGTTCCCCCCACAGCCATCGGCGGATTGTTCCGCGATCGGCAGGGCCGCCTGCAGCAGCGGTTGATGGCTCTGTGCACGGGAGCCTGGCTGGTGCTGCAGGGGCGGGCTGTTGATCTGCTGGCTCTGAGCCAGCCCGTACCAGAGCTGCTGGAGCCCTGA
- the pxcA gene encoding proton extrusion protein PcxA, which produces MGLTDWIGAFGRAQAKDFSSDLARGYEAALLIQSIELEYYNDRPVRPEIELSVPRSVEAQVLRRFRVALQLCRTALDMIEPHRQELAGQDLRQVQLIESVVGHYTKRPQRLPKISRSPEVLPRSLIGVVDQVRRQLDPEAEASVLAGFRRRRDSTLVSLRILLLLILVPVLMQQVSRAYVFSPLVDRFAPDNAFLTYPKPQLEERAVEKLRVYREEIEFDALLQGTALPSREELHALLAKRAQDLKEEADQDSTHAIKNVLADLGGLFGFIAVCVFGQRDIQVLRSFLDELVYGLSDSAKAFAIILFTDIFVGFHSPEGWTVLLDGVANHLGLPARENFIMLFIATFPVVLATIFKYWIFRYLNRVSPSSVATLRNMNGGG; this is translated from the coding sequence ATGGGCCTGACCGACTGGATCGGAGCCTTCGGCCGTGCCCAGGCCAAGGATTTCAGCAGTGACCTGGCCCGCGGCTATGAAGCTGCGCTTCTGATCCAGAGTATTGAGCTGGAGTATTACAACGACAGGCCCGTGCGCCCTGAGATCGAACTCAGCGTTCCGCGCTCGGTTGAGGCCCAGGTGCTGCGTCGCTTTCGCGTCGCCCTGCAGCTGTGCCGCACCGCCCTGGACATGATCGAGCCCCATCGCCAGGAACTGGCCGGCCAGGATCTGCGTCAGGTGCAGCTGATTGAATCGGTGGTCGGGCACTACACCAAACGACCACAGCGCCTGCCCAAGATCAGCCGATCACCGGAAGTGCTGCCCCGCAGCCTCATCGGGGTGGTGGACCAGGTGAGGCGCCAGCTGGATCCGGAAGCCGAGGCCTCGGTGCTGGCCGGCTTCCGGCGCCGGCGCGATTCCACCCTGGTCTCCCTGCGGATCCTGTTGCTGCTGATCCTGGTGCCGGTGCTGATGCAGCAGGTGAGCCGCGCCTATGTGTTCTCGCCACTGGTGGATCGATTTGCACCGGATAATGCCTTTCTGACCTATCCCAAGCCCCAGCTCGAGGAGAGGGCTGTGGAGAAGCTGCGGGTCTACCGGGAGGAGATCGAGTTCGACGCGTTGCTCCAGGGCACGGCCCTCCCCTCGCGCGAGGAACTCCATGCCTTGCTGGCCAAGCGGGCTCAGGATCTGAAGGAGGAGGCGGATCAGGACAGCACGCATGCCATCAAGAACGTTCTCGCCGACCTTGGCGGTCTGTTCGGGTTCATCGCCGTCTGCGTGTTCGGCCAGAGGGACATCCAGGTGCTGCGCAGCTTTCTCGATGAGCTGGTCTATGGCCTGAGTGACAGTGCCAAGGCTTTCGCCATCATCCTGTTCACGGACATCTTCGTGGGTTTCCACAGCCCTGAGGGCTGGACCGTTCTGCTGGATGGGGTGGCCAATCACCTGGGATTGCCGGCCAGGGAGAATTTCATCATGTTGTTCATCGCCACCTTCCCGGTGGTACTGGCGACGATTTTCAAATACTGGATCTTCCGTTATCTCAACCGTGTGTCTCCATCGTCCGTGGCGACCCTGCGCAACATGAATGGTGGGGGCTGA
- the psb32 gene encoding photosystem II repair protein Psb32 encodes MHFASRQVVLPAAAGSLNRPDTLPVWHRWLLAVTTALVLWLVPAPVALAVSAADLPDLPAGEHVLDTASVLSRAASSELEIKLAAFEGAHIDARLVTLNRLDYGLSLPAVGRELIERWKQASSPDPLLLLLIDSQTNTAAVVVDPALNGQLPRDLLTSTARSTMATPLRDGARYRQASVEALDRLALVLQGGEDPGEAAEAEVVSLPSNVPSREETANSNAFTWVIVLLVVGTIVPMLTWWVFSR; translated from the coding sequence ATGCACTTCGCATCCCGCCAGGTGGTTCTGCCCGCTGCTGCTGGTTCCCTTAACCGTCCGGACACCCTCCCCGTCTGGCACCGCTGGCTCCTGGCCGTCACGACGGCCCTGGTGCTGTGGCTGGTTCCAGCTCCGGTGGCGCTGGCGGTTTCGGCAGCGGATCTGCCTGATCTGCCAGCCGGCGAGCATGTGCTCGACACCGCCTCCGTTCTGAGCCGGGCAGCCAGCTCGGAGCTGGAGATCAAGCTTGCGGCCTTCGAAGGGGCTCACATTGATGCGCGGCTGGTCACCTTGAACCGGCTGGATTACGGCCTTTCCCTGCCGGCAGTGGGACGGGAGCTGATCGAGCGCTGGAAGCAGGCTTCCAGTCCTGATCCGCTGCTGCTTCTGTTGATCGACAGCCAGACCAACACGGCCGCTGTGGTGGTGGATCCTGCCCTGAATGGCCAGTTGCCCCGCGATCTGCTCACCAGCACCGCCCGCAGCACGATGGCGACTCCGCTGCGGGATGGGGCCCGTTATCGGCAGGCATCAGTCGAGGCTCTGGATCGCCTGGCTCTGGTGCTTCAGGGTGGAGAGGATCCTGGAGAAGCTGCCGAGGCCGAAGTGGTGAGCCTGCCCTCCAATGTGCCCAGCCGTGAGGAGACCGCCAACAGCAATGCCTTCACCTGGGTGATCGTGCTGCTGGTGGTGGGCACAATTGTGCCGATGCTGACCTGGTGGGTCTTCTCACGCTGA
- a CDS encoding tellurite resistance TerB family protein: protein MTPSQAFAAVALAAVACDGTLGRDEARALRSQLEFRSPYRNLSEKAMGDLFDGLLNQLRQSGWRALLHEAIPALDPGQQETCLAMAAQLVRCDRVVQAAEEELLEQLASEFRLGEGRAAQILDVIAVLNRDSLAG, encoded by the coding sequence ATGACTCCGAGTCAGGCCTTTGCCGCGGTTGCCCTGGCGGCGGTGGCCTGTGACGGCACCCTGGGCCGCGATGAGGCCCGGGCGCTGCGCAGCCAGTTGGAGTTCCGAAGCCCCTACCGCAATCTGAGCGAGAAGGCGATGGGGGATCTGTTCGATGGGCTGCTCAATCAGTTACGCCAGTCCGGCTGGCGAGCCCTGCTGCATGAAGCGATCCCGGCGCTGGATCCTGGGCAGCAGGAAACCTGCCTGGCGATGGCTGCCCAGCTGGTGCGTTGCGACCGCGTGGTGCAGGCCGCCGAGGAGGAGTTGCTCGAGCAACTGGCCAGCGAATTCAGGCTGGGCGAGGGACGCGCTGCCCAGATCCTCGATGTGATCGCCGTGCTGAATCGCGACAGCCTGGCCGGCTGA